A genomic segment from Actinoplanes sichuanensis encodes:
- a CDS encoding septum formation family protein: MRFRWGTVAVAALLAVAGCGSGGDVDGDLTNDWGAMSPATGFVPVAETCHLSNFAVSGPRATYEETDCSVLHRTETVHVGEYSAPAADAAEPPAGASAGARAAYRTCDQKTTEYVGGPWRNARLWIGVTHPSPAAWSGGSRWFRCEVVELDSIENDGALIQRVGTLRRALADPASPLALTCYAIELDDSGAISKMPPTACANKHNAEFVGVWTAGDKAAYPKGDAAWEEFHGGCRTLAAKFVGVPDDGDLQYRTGVVSLPGNADVWAQGDHGVRCYLWLDGAELIGSLKGKGTKALPVQYK; encoded by the coding sequence ATGCGATTCCGATGGGGGACGGTCGCTGTGGCGGCTCTTCTCGCCGTCGCCGGTTGCGGTAGCGGAGGCGATGTCGACGGGGACCTGACCAACGACTGGGGTGCGATGTCGCCGGCGACCGGCTTCGTGCCGGTCGCCGAGACATGCCATCTCTCCAACTTCGCCGTCTCCGGCCCGCGCGCCACCTACGAGGAGACGGACTGCTCCGTCCTGCATCGCACCGAGACCGTCCACGTCGGCGAATACTCGGCGCCCGCGGCCGACGCCGCCGAACCGCCGGCCGGCGCCTCGGCCGGAGCCCGTGCCGCGTACCGGACCTGCGATCAGAAGACCACCGAGTACGTCGGCGGCCCGTGGCGCAACGCCCGGCTGTGGATCGGCGTCACCCACCCGTCGCCCGCCGCGTGGAGCGGTGGCAGCCGCTGGTTCCGCTGCGAGGTGGTGGAACTCGACTCGATCGAGAACGACGGCGCTCTGATCCAGCGGGTCGGCACTCTCCGCCGGGCACTCGCCGATCCGGCTTCACCGCTGGCCCTGACCTGTTACGCCATCGAACTCGACGACTCCGGCGCGATCAGCAAGATGCCGCCGACGGCCTGTGCGAACAAGCACAACGCCGAGTTCGTCGGGGTGTGGACGGCCGGTGACAAGGCCGCCTACCCGAAGGGCGACGCGGCCTGGGAGGAGTTCCACGGCGGCTGCCGTACCCTCGCGGCGAAGTTCGTCGGGGTGCCCGACGACGGCGACCTCCAGTACCGCACCGGCGTGGTGTCGCTGCCCGGCAACGCCGACGTCTGGGCGCAGGGTGACCACGGCGTGCGCTGCTATCTCTGGCTGGACGGCGCCGAACTGATCGGCTCGCTCAAAGGCAAGGGGACGAAGGCCCTTCCGGTCCAGTACAAGTAA
- a CDS encoding L-aspartate oxidase: MSPLADLPALPRRLAAAEPGWTETTDVVVVGSGIAGLTAALYLREQGLHVTVVTKVNIDDGSTRWAQGGIAAVLDPLDTPQAHAYDTEIAGVGLCDPAAVRVLVEEGPARIRELIRRGAEFDRNPDGSLMLTREGGHRADRIVHAGGDATGAEVQRALHEAVRRDPWIRLVEHALVLDLLRAADGRACGLTLHVLGEGSEDGVGAILARAVVLATGGMGQIFSSTTNPSVSTGDGVALALRAGAEVTDVEFVQFHPTSFVSNGSGAPRDTSAAPQVDPVQRPLISEALRGEGAHLVDENGVRFMVGQHELAELAPRDVVAKGIYRVLRATGADHVYLDARHLGKEFLEGRFPTIMASTRAAGVDPATDLIPVAPAAHYASGGVRTDLHGRTSIPGLYACGEVACTGVHGANRLASNSLLEGLVFARRIADDIARELPEQAEPARAAASGPAWVVDPTIRAELQRAMTRGAGVLRSADSLDTAAKELARLAEQRSTPNNAAWEVTNLLTVAATLVAAARSRRETRGCHWREDHPNAADEWRGHLRNAVGPDGYLTQDFQEMT; the protein is encoded by the coding sequence ATGTCACCTCTCGCGGATCTCCCGGCACTGCCGCGCCGGCTTGCCGCCGCCGAGCCCGGCTGGACCGAGACCACCGACGTCGTCGTGGTCGGCTCCGGCATCGCCGGTCTCACCGCGGCCCTCTACCTGCGGGAACAGGGTCTGCACGTCACGGTCGTCACCAAGGTCAACATCGATGACGGCTCGACCCGGTGGGCGCAGGGCGGCATCGCGGCGGTGCTCGACCCGCTGGACACCCCGCAGGCTCACGCGTATGACACCGAGATCGCCGGAGTCGGGCTCTGCGACCCGGCCGCGGTGCGGGTGCTCGTCGAGGAGGGCCCGGCCCGGATCCGGGAGCTGATCCGCCGGGGCGCCGAGTTCGACCGCAATCCGGACGGTTCGCTGATGCTGACCCGCGAGGGCGGCCACCGCGCCGACCGGATCGTGCATGCCGGCGGTGACGCGACGGGCGCCGAGGTGCAGCGTGCCCTGCACGAGGCGGTGCGCCGCGATCCCTGGATCCGCCTGGTCGAGCACGCGCTCGTGCTGGACCTGCTGCGGGCCGCCGACGGCCGGGCGTGCGGGCTCACCCTGCACGTGCTCGGTGAGGGCTCGGAGGACGGCGTGGGCGCGATCCTGGCCCGGGCGGTGGTGCTGGCCACCGGCGGGATGGGCCAGATCTTCTCGTCCACCACGAACCCGTCGGTCTCCACCGGCGACGGGGTGGCGCTCGCGCTGCGGGCCGGCGCCGAGGTGACCGACGTCGAGTTCGTGCAGTTCCATCCGACGTCGTTCGTGAGCAACGGGTCGGGCGCTCCCCGGGACACCTCCGCGGCGCCGCAGGTCGACCCGGTCCAGCGGCCGCTGATCTCGGAGGCGCTGCGCGGCGAGGGTGCGCACTTGGTCGACGAGAACGGCGTGCGGTTCATGGTCGGGCAGCACGAGCTGGCCGAGCTGGCGCCCCGCGACGTGGTCGCCAAGGGCATCTACCGGGTGCTGCGGGCCACCGGCGCCGACCACGTCTACCTGGACGCGCGCCACCTGGGGAAGGAGTTCCTGGAGGGCCGGTTCCCGACCATCATGGCGTCCACCCGGGCCGCCGGCGTCGACCCGGCCACCGACCTGATCCCGGTCGCCCCGGCCGCCCACTACGCGTCCGGCGGCGTCCGCACCGACCTGCACGGCCGGACCAGCATCCCCGGTCTGTACGCGTGTGGCGAGGTCGCCTGCACCGGCGTGCACGGTGCGAACCGGCTGGCCAGCAACTCGCTGCTGGAGGGTCTGGTCTTCGCCCGCCGGATCGCCGACGACATCGCCCGCGAGCTGCCGGAGCAGGCCGAGCCGGCCCGTGCCGCGGCTTCCGGTCCGGCCTGGGTCGTCGACCCGACGATCCGTGCCGAGCTGCAGCGCGCCATGACCCGCGGGGCCGGTGTGCTGCGCTCGGCCGACTCACTGGACACCGCGGCCAAGGAGCTGGCCCGCCTGGCCGAGCAGCGGTCCACGCCGAACAACGCGGCGTGGGAGGTCACCAACCTGCTGACGGTGGCGGCGACCCTGGTGGCGGCGGCTCGCAGCCGGCGGGAGACCCGTGGCTGCCACTGGCGAGAGGACCACCCGAACGCGGCCGACGAGTGGCGCGGCCACCTACGCAACGCGGTCGGTCCCGATGGGTATTTGACCCAGGACTTCCAGGAGATGACGTGA
- the nadC gene encoding carboxylating nicotinate-nucleotide diphosphorylase: MPVADLGLDLAEVQRIVLTALAEDLGDPPRDVTSESTIPAAQTDTAELVARADGVVAGLLVAAEVFAATSAGTATFEARVDDGDRVRRGDVLAVISGPTRALLTAERTALNLLCRMSGVATHTRRWADILEGTSATVLDTRKTTPGLRVLEKYAVRAGGGTNKRMGLYDVAMIKDNHKLAAGSISAAYELVRATFPDVAVQVEVTTLAEAEEAVAAGADFLLCDNMTPELLAEVVRAVGGRVELEATGNLTLETAAAYAATGADYLSVGGLTHSSPILDIALDLRPR, encoded by the coding sequence ATCCCGGTCGCCGATCTCGGTCTCGACCTGGCCGAGGTGCAGCGGATCGTGTTGACCGCGCTCGCCGAGGACCTCGGCGACCCGCCGCGTGACGTGACCAGCGAGTCCACCATCCCGGCCGCGCAGACCGACACCGCCGAGCTGGTGGCCCGCGCCGACGGCGTGGTGGCCGGCCTGCTCGTGGCGGCCGAGGTGTTCGCCGCCACCAGCGCCGGCACCGCGACCTTCGAGGCCCGGGTGGACGACGGTGACCGGGTTCGCCGCGGCGACGTCCTCGCCGTGATCAGCGGCCCGACCCGGGCGCTGCTGACTGCTGAGCGCACCGCGCTGAACCTGCTGTGCCGGATGTCCGGGGTGGCCACCCACACCCGCCGGTGGGCCGACATCCTGGAGGGCACCAGCGCCACCGTGCTGGACACGCGCAAGACCACCCCGGGTCTGCGGGTGCTGGAGAAGTACGCGGTCCGGGCCGGTGGCGGCACCAACAAGCGGATGGGCCTCTACGACGTCGCCATGATCAAGGACAACCACAAGCTGGCGGCGGGCAGCATCTCCGCGGCGTACGAGCTGGTCCGCGCCACCTTCCCGGATGTCGCGGTGCAGGTCGAGGTGACCACGCTCGCCGAGGCGGAGGAGGCGGTCGCGGCCGGGGCGGACTTCCTGCTCTGCGACAACATGACACCGGAGCTGCTGGCCGAGGTGGTGCGCGCGGTCGGCGGCCGGGTCGAGCTGGAGGCCACCGGCAACCTGACGCTGGAGACGGCGGCCGCCTACGCGGCGACCGGGGCCGATTACCTGTCGGTGGGCGGGCTCACCCACTCGTCGCCGATTCTGGACATCGCGCTGGATCTCCGGCCCCGTTGA
- a CDS encoding type III pantothenate kinase, with the protein MLLCIDIGNTNTVLATFDGDKLVHNWRIKTDAASTADELGLKFRGLLAGDAVEITGVAACSTVPAALRNLRTMLKRYYDDVPSVIVEPGVKTGVQLAIDNPKEVGADRVVNTLAAHTLYGGPSIVVDFGTTTNFDLISAKGEFLGGAFAPGIEISFDALAARAAQLRKVEPTKPRSVIGKNTVECLQAGLYFGFGGQVDRIVERMIEEIGPVKAVIATGGLAWLVKDECRTITAHEPMITLIGLRMVYERNV; encoded by the coding sequence GTGCTGCTCTGTATTGACATCGGTAACACCAACACCGTGCTGGCGACCTTCGACGGCGACAAGCTGGTGCACAACTGGCGGATCAAGACCGATGCCGCCTCGACCGCCGACGAGCTGGGCCTGAAGTTCCGTGGCCTGCTCGCCGGCGATGCCGTGGAGATCACCGGGGTGGCGGCCTGCTCGACCGTCCCGGCGGCGCTGCGCAACCTGCGCACCATGCTGAAGCGCTACTACGACGACGTGCCGAGCGTGATCGTCGAGCCCGGTGTGAAGACCGGCGTGCAGCTCGCGATCGACAACCCCAAGGAGGTCGGGGCCGACCGGGTGGTCAACACCCTGGCCGCGCACACCCTCTACGGCGGACCGTCGATCGTGGTCGACTTCGGCACCACCACCAACTTCGACCTGATCAGCGCGAAGGGCGAGTTCCTGGGCGGTGCGTTCGCGCCGGGCATCGAGATCTCCTTCGACGCGCTCGCCGCCCGCGCCGCCCAGCTGCGCAAGGTCGAGCCGACCAAGCCGCGTTCGGTGATCGGCAAGAACACCGTGGAGTGCCTCCAGGCCGGGCTCTACTTCGGGTTCGGTGGCCAGGTCGACCGGATCGTCGAGCGGATGATCGAGGAGATCGGGCCGGTCAAGGCGGTGATCGCCACCGGTGGTCTGGCCTGGCTGGTGAAGGACGAGTGCCGCACGATCACCGCCCACGAGCCGATGATCACGCTGATCGGGCTGCGGATGGTATATGAGCGGAACGTCTGA
- the lysS gene encoding lysine--tRNA ligase, whose product MTEQNTPAIDPAEDLPEQMRVRRSKRDRLLAEGVPPYPVEVPRTAEIAEIRERYADLPTDTASGDQVSITGRVIFVRNGGKLCFATLRAGDGTEIQAMFSLDKVGEKALADWKAVVDLGDLVAVTGEVITSRRGELSVLADSWAMSAKALRPLPVAHKPLSEETRVRQRYVDLIVRPQARDVVRTRATVVRSLRESLFRRNFLEVETPMLQLLHGGAAARPFVTHSNALDTDLYLRIAPELFLKRAVVGGIDRVFEINRNFRNEGMDSTHSPEFAMLEAYQAYADYNVMQAQVREWIQEAAFAVSGSHVVTHQDGTEVDLGGEWAQITLFGAISEALGEEVTIDTDLAQLQRYADKVQLSVDPKWSAGKLAEELFEHLVTDSLVQPTFVRDFPEETAPLTAPHRTTPGLTEKWDLYVSGFELATAYSELVDPVIQRERFHAQSLLAAGGDPEAMQLDEDFLRAMEYGMPPSGGMGMGIDRLLMALTGLGIRETILFPLVRPE is encoded by the coding sequence GTGACCGAGCAGAACACGCCAGCGATCGACCCCGCCGAGGACCTCCCCGAGCAGATGCGGGTCCGCCGGTCGAAGCGGGACCGGTTGCTCGCCGAGGGCGTGCCGCCCTACCCGGTCGAGGTCCCGCGGACCGCCGAGATCGCCGAGATCCGCGAGCGCTACGCGGACCTGCCCACCGACACCGCCTCCGGCGACCAGGTGTCGATCACCGGCCGGGTGATCTTCGTGCGCAACGGCGGCAAGCTCTGCTTCGCCACCCTGCGCGCCGGTGACGGCACCGAGATTCAGGCGATGTTCTCGCTGGACAAGGTGGGCGAGAAGGCGCTGGCCGACTGGAAGGCCGTGGTCGACCTCGGCGATCTGGTCGCGGTGACCGGCGAGGTGATCACCAGTCGGCGTGGGGAACTCTCCGTTCTCGCCGATTCCTGGGCGATGAGCGCGAAGGCTCTGCGGCCCCTTCCGGTCGCGCACAAGCCGCTTTCCGAGGAGACCCGGGTCCGGCAGCGCTATGTCGATCTCATCGTCCGTCCGCAGGCCCGTGACGTGGTCCGGACCCGGGCGACAGTGGTTCGCAGCCTGCGTGAGTCGCTGTTCCGCCGGAATTTCCTCGAGGTGGAAACTCCGATGCTCCAGTTGCTGCACGGCGGCGCCGCGGCGCGTCCGTTTGTGACGCACAGCAACGCACTCGACACCGATCTTTATCTGCGGATCGCTCCGGAACTGTTTTTGAAGCGCGCGGTGGTCGGTGGCATCGATCGGGTCTTCGAGATCAACCGCAACTTCAGGAATGAGGGCATGGACTCCACGCACTCGCCGGAGTTCGCCATGCTCGAGGCCTATCAGGCCTATGCCGACTACAACGTCATGCAGGCGCAGGTGCGGGAGTGGATTCAGGAGGCCGCGTTCGCCGTCTCCGGTTCCCACGTGGTCACCCACCAGGACGGCACCGAGGTCGACCTGGGCGGCGAGTGGGCCCAGATCACCCTGTTCGGCGCGATCTCCGAGGCGCTCGGCGAGGAGGTCACCATCGACACCGACCTCGCCCAGCTGCAGCGCTACGCGGACAAGGTGCAGCTCTCGGTCGACCCCAAGTGGAGCGCCGGCAAGCTCGCCGAGGAGCTTTTCGAGCACCTGGTGACCGACAGCCTGGTCCAGCCGACGTTCGTCCGGGACTTCCCGGAGGAGACCGCCCCGCTGACCGCGCCGCACCGGACCACCCCCGGCCTGACCGAGAAGTGGGACCTCTACGTCAGCGGATTCGAACTCGCGACCGCCTATTCCGAGTTGGTCGACCCGGTGATCCAGCGTGAGCGGTTCCATGCGCAGTCGCTGCTGGCGGCCGGTGGCGACCCCGAGGCGATGCAGCTCGACGAGGATTTCCTGCGTGCCATGGAGTACGGAATGCCGCCGTCCGGTGGCATGGGAATGGGAATCGACCGGCTGTTGATGGCGCTCACCGGCCTCGGCATTCGGGAAACGATCCTCTTCCCCTTGGTCCGCCCGGAGTAA
- a CDS encoding histone-like nucleoid-structuring protein Lsr2 yields the protein MAKQIIHKLVDDIDGVDADETVKFALDGIQYEIDLSEKNAAKLREVFEPYLKHGTKVARGGVVVGGRAARGRGGATADREQNKAIREWAKKSGKEISDRGRIPQEIVDEFHAKGPGRA from the coding sequence GTGGCCAAGCAGATCATTCACAAGCTGGTCGATGACATCGACGGTGTCGACGCCGACGAGACCGTGAAGTTTGCGCTCGACGGCATTCAGTACGAGATCGACCTCTCGGAGAAGAACGCCGCTAAATTGCGGGAGGTCTTCGAGCCCTACCTGAAGCACGGCACGAAGGTCGCCCGCGGCGGTGTCGTGGTCGGTGGCCGGGCGGCTCGTGGTCGTGGCGGCGCGACCGCCGACCGGGAGCAGAACAAGGCGATCCGGGAGTGGGCCAAGAAGTCGGGTAAGGAGATCTCCGACCGCGGCCGTATCCCGCAGGAGATCGTGGACGAGTTCCACGCGAAGGGCCCGGGCCGGGCCTGA
- a CDS encoding ATP-dependent Clp protease ATP-binding subunit, whose translation MFERFTDRARRVVVLAQEEARMLNHNYIGTEHILLGLIHEGEGVAAKALESLGISLEGVRQQVEEIIGQGQQAPSGHIPFTPRAKKVLELSLREALQLGHNYIGTEHILLGLIREGEGVAAQVLVKLGADLNRVRQQVIQLLSGYQGKEPAAAGTATGEAAPSTSLVLDQFGRNLTQAAREGKLDPVIGREKEIERVMQVLSRRTKNNPVLIGEPGVGKTAVVEGLSQSIVKGEVPETLKDKQLYTLDLGALVAGSRYRGDFEERLKKVLKEIRTRGDIILFIDEIHTLVGAGAAEGAIDAASILKPMLARGELQTIGATTLDEYRKHLEKDAALERRFQPIQVGEPSLAHTIEILKGLRDRYEAHHRISITDAALVAAATLADRYISDRFLPDKAIDLIDEAGARMRIRRMTAPPDLRDFDERIAQVRRDKESAIDAQDFERAAQLRDKEKTLLGQKAQREKEWKAGDLDVVSEVDDEQIAEVLGNWTGIPVYKLTEEETSRLLRMEDELHKRVIGQEDAVQAVSKAIRRTRAGLKDPKRPSGSFIFAGPSGVGKTELSKALAEFLFGSEDALIQLDMSEFHDRYTVSRLVGAPPGYVGYDEGGQLTEKVRRKPFSVVLFDEIEKAHPDVFNTLLQILEDGRLTDGQGRIVDFKNTVIILTTNLGTRDVAKAVSLGFQASEAEESSYERMKIKVNDELKQHFRPEFLNRIDDTIVFHQLREKEILQIVDIFTARIEGQLKNKDMGLELTDNAKKYLAAKGFDPVLGARPLRRTIQRELEDTLSEQILFNELRPGQIVVVDCEGDPAKVEKSKLVFRGAEKGVTVPDAVPADLGTATTTEE comes from the coding sequence ATGTTCGAGCGGTTCACCGACCGAGCGCGACGGGTTGTCGTCCTGGCCCAAGAAGAGGCCCGGATGCTCAACCACAACTACATCGGCACGGAACACATCCTGCTGGGCCTGATCCACGAGGGCGAGGGTGTCGCCGCCAAGGCTCTGGAGAGCCTCGGCATCTCCCTCGAGGGGGTCCGGCAGCAGGTCGAGGAGATCATCGGCCAGGGGCAGCAGGCGCCGAGCGGGCACATCCCGTTCACGCCGCGCGCCAAGAAGGTCCTGGAGCTCTCCCTGCGAGAGGCGCTCCAGCTCGGCCACAACTACATCGGCACCGAGCACATCCTGCTCGGCCTGATCCGTGAGGGCGAGGGCGTCGCCGCCCAGGTGCTGGTCAAGCTCGGCGCCGACCTCAACCGGGTCCGCCAGCAGGTCATCCAGCTGCTCTCCGGCTACCAGGGCAAGGAGCCGGCCGCCGCGGGCACCGCCACCGGCGAGGCCGCACCGTCCACCTCGCTCGTGCTCGACCAGTTCGGCCGCAACCTGACGCAGGCCGCCCGTGAGGGCAAGCTCGACCCGGTCATCGGCCGGGAGAAGGAAATCGAGCGGGTCATGCAGGTGCTCTCCCGGCGCACCAAGAACAACCCGGTGCTGATCGGCGAGCCCGGCGTCGGCAAGACCGCCGTGGTCGAGGGCCTGTCCCAGTCCATCGTCAAGGGCGAGGTCCCCGAGACGCTGAAGGACAAGCAGCTCTACACGCTCGACCTGGGCGCCCTGGTCGCCGGTTCCCGTTACCGCGGTGACTTCGAGGAGCGCCTGAAGAAGGTGCTCAAGGAGATCCGCACCCGCGGCGACATCATCCTGTTCATCGACGAGATCCACACCCTGGTCGGCGCCGGCGCCGCCGAGGGTGCGATCGACGCGGCCAGCATCCTCAAGCCGATGCTCGCCCGCGGTGAGCTCCAGACCATCGGTGCCACCACCCTCGACGAGTATCGGAAGCACCTGGAGAAGGACGCCGCGCTCGAGCGCCGCTTCCAGCCGATCCAGGTCGGCGAGCCGTCGCTGGCGCACACCATCGAGATCCTCAAGGGCCTGCGCGACCGCTACGAGGCCCACCACCGGATCAGCATCACCGACGCCGCCCTGGTGGCCGCGGCGACGCTGGCCGACCGGTACATCTCGGACCGCTTCCTGCCGGACAAGGCGATCGACCTGATCGACGAGGCCGGCGCTCGGATGCGCATCCGCCGGATGACCGCGCCGCCGGACCTCCGTGACTTCGACGAGCGCATCGCCCAGGTGCGTCGCGACAAGGAGTCCGCCATCGACGCGCAGGACTTCGAGCGCGCCGCCCAGCTGCGTGACAAGGAGAAGACCCTCCTCGGTCAGAAGGCGCAGCGGGAGAAGGAGTGGAAGGCCGGCGACCTGGACGTGGTGTCCGAGGTCGACGACGAGCAGATCGCCGAGGTGCTGGGCAACTGGACCGGTATTCCGGTCTACAAGCTCACCGAGGAGGAGACCTCCCGCCTGCTGCGCATGGAGGACGAGCTGCACAAGCGCGTCATCGGCCAGGAGGATGCGGTGCAGGCCGTCTCCAAGGCGATCCGGCGTACTCGGGCCGGTCTGAAGGACCCGAAGCGCCCGAGCGGCTCGTTCATCTTCGCCGGCCCGTCCGGTGTCGGTAAGACCGAGCTCTCCAAGGCGCTCGCGGAGTTCCTGTTCGGCTCCGAGGACGCGCTGATCCAGCTCGACATGTCCGAGTTCCACGACCGCTACACGGTGTCCCGCCTCGTCGGTGCCCCTCCCGGTTACGTCGGCTACGACGAGGGCGGCCAGCTGACCGAGAAGGTGCGTCGGAAGCCGTTCTCGGTGGTGCTGTTCGACGAGATCGAGAAGGCCCACCCGGACGTGTTCAACACGCTCCTGCAGATCCTGGAGGACGGTCGCCTGACCGACGGCCAGGGTCGGATCGTGGACTTCAAGAACACCGTCATCATCCTCACCACCAACCTGGGCACGCGCGACGTGGCCAAGGCGGTGTCGCTGGGCTTCCAGGCCTCCGAGGCCGAGGAGTCGAGCTACGAGCGGATGAAGATCAAGGTCAACGACGAGCTGAAGCAGCACTTCCGCCCCGAGTTCCTGAACCGTATCGACGACACGATCGTCTTCCACCAGCTGCGTGAGAAGGAGATCCTGCAGATCGTCGACATCTTCACCGCCCGCATCGAGGGGCAGCTGAAGAACAAGGACATGGGCCTCGAGCTGACCGACAACGCCAAGAAGTACCTGGCGGCCAAGGGCTTCGACCCGGTGCTGGGCGCCCGCCCGCTGCGCCGGACCATCCAGCGCGAGCTGGAGGACACCCTGTCCGAGCAGATCCTCTTCAACGAGCTGCGCCCCGGCCAGATCGTCGTCGTGGACTGCGAGGGCGACCCGGCCAAGGTGGAGAAGTCCAAGCTGGTCTTCCGCGGTGCCGAGAAGGGCGTGACGGTGCCCGACGCGGTGCCGGCCGACCTCGGTACGGCGACCACCACCGAGGAGTAA
- a CDS encoding DUF4291 domain-containing protein: MRVMKRQIRAVYDDQTVTVYQAYSPAIAVPSVAAGRFVPPFRRERMTWIKPSFQWMMYRCGWATKPGQEHVLAVTITRAGFEWALEHSSLSHYVHGFHPDRATWQRELKRAPTRVQWDPERDLRLRELPYRSLQLGLGGAAVPHYVDEWVTGITDVTPLVREIRGRLDADDEARAAELLPPERPYPLPEPIAARIGAD, encoded by the coding sequence ATGCGAGTCATGAAACGTCAGATCCGGGCCGTGTACGACGACCAAACCGTCACCGTCTACCAGGCTTATTCGCCGGCCATCGCGGTGCCGTCCGTGGCTGCCGGACGGTTCGTGCCGCCGTTCCGCCGGGAACGGATGACGTGGATCAAGCCGTCGTTCCAGTGGATGATGTACCGCTGTGGATGGGCCACCAAGCCCGGACAGGAGCACGTCCTGGCCGTCACGATCACCCGGGCCGGCTTCGAGTGGGCGCTGGAGCACTCGTCGTTGAGCCACTATGTGCACGGCTTCCATCCCGATCGGGCCACCTGGCAGCGGGAACTCAAGCGGGCACCGACCCGGGTGCAGTGGGATCCGGAGCGTGATCTGCGGTTGCGGGAGCTGCCGTACCGGTCGCTCCAGCTCGGGCTGGGCGGCGCCGCGGTTCCGCACTACGTCGACGAGTGGGTCACCGGGATCACCGACGTGACGCCGCTGGTCCGGGAGATCCGCGGCCGGCTCGACGCCGATGACGAGGCTCGGGCGGCCGAGTTGCTGCCGCCCGAGCGCCCGTACCCGTTGCCTGAGCCGATCGCCGCCCGAATCGGTGCCGACTAG
- a CDS encoding SigE family RNA polymerase sigma factor codes for MDFSDFVRTRTPSLLRTAFLLTGDRHLAEDLVQDALARTHRAIRRLSGDGGHYEAYTRTAMYHLQVSRWRRRRVAESLPGELQEIADPSSDHSGRVSLQIALHRALSRLTPRQRAVLVLRFFEDRSEGEAADMLGCSVGTVKSQTNKALARLRQIAPDLIETVKGTDR; via the coding sequence GTGGACTTCAGCGACTTCGTCCGGACCCGGACCCCGTCACTCCTGCGTACGGCATTCCTACTGACCGGCGACCGCCACCTGGCCGAGGACCTCGTGCAGGACGCGCTCGCCCGTACCCACCGGGCGATCCGGCGGCTCTCCGGCGACGGCGGGCACTACGAGGCGTACACCCGGACCGCCATGTACCACCTCCAGGTCAGCCGGTGGCGCCGCCGCCGGGTGGCCGAGTCGCTGCCCGGCGAGTTACAGGAGATCGCCGACCCGTCGAGCGATCACTCCGGGCGGGTCAGCCTCCAGATCGCCCTGCACCGGGCGCTGTCGCGGCTCACCCCACGTCAGCGTGCGGTGCTGGTGCTGCGTTTCTTCGAGGACCGCTCCGAGGGCGAGGCCGCCGACATGCTCGGCTGCTCGGTCGGCACGGTCAAGAGTCAGACGAACAAGGCCCTGGCCCGGCTGCGGCAGATCGCACCGGACCTCATCGAGACGGTGAAGGGAACGGACCGATGA
- a CDS encoding HhH-GPD family protein, which produces MTLADDAIAWYSVNARDLPWRQPDTTPWGVLVSEVMLQQTPVVRVEPAWRSWMTRWPVPAALADDPPSEAIRMWGRLGYPRRAMRLHACAVAIVERHGGRVPSDLDELLALPGVGTYTGRAVATFAYGQRHPVVDTNVRRVVCRAVEGRPDAGPATTAADLVAMSELLPADEATAAKASIAFMELGAIVCTARAPKCVDCPFHDVCAWRLTGQPLPEGPSRKPQRYAGTDRQVRGLLLEVLRHATGPVPRQRLDLVWQDEVQRARALAGLVEDGLVESLGANDFVLAGDAPRGDIQSLL; this is translated from the coding sequence ATGACTCTCGCCGACGACGCCATCGCCTGGTATTCCGTGAACGCCCGTGATCTGCCCTGGCGGCAGCCGGACACCACCCCGTGGGGAGTGCTGGTCAGCGAGGTGATGCTGCAGCAGACCCCGGTCGTGCGGGTCGAGCCCGCCTGGCGCTCCTGGATGACCCGCTGGCCGGTTCCGGCCGCGCTCGCCGACGACCCGCCGTCGGAGGCGATCCGGATGTGGGGTCGTCTGGGGTACCCCAGACGGGCGATGCGCCTGCACGCCTGCGCGGTCGCGATCGTGGAACGCCACGGCGGCCGGGTCCCTTCCGACCTCGACGAGCTGCTCGCGCTGCCTGGCGTCGGGACCTACACCGGGCGGGCGGTGGCGACGTTCGCCTACGGCCAGCGGCACCCGGTCGTCGACACCAACGTGCGGCGGGTCGTCTGCCGTGCGGTGGAGGGCAGGCCCGACGCAGGCCCGGCCACCACGGCCGCCGATCTGGTGGCGATGTCCGAGCTGCTCCCGGCGGACGAGGCGACCGCGGCGAAGGCCAGCATCGCGTTCATGGAGCTCGGCGCGATCGTCTGCACGGCCCGGGCGCCGAAGTGCGTGGACTGCCCGTTCCACGACGTGTGCGCCTGGCGGCTCACCGGGCAGCCGCTGCCCGAGGGGCCGAGCCGCAAACCGCAGCGCTACGCGGGCACCGACCGGCAGGTCCGCGGCCTGCTCCTGGAGGTGCTGCGGCACGCCACCGGACCGGTGCCCCGGCAGCGGCTCGACCTGGTCTGGCAGGACGAGGTGCAGCGGGCCCGTGCCCTGGCCGGGCTGGTCGAGGACGGGCTGGTGGAGAGCCTCGGGGCCAACGACTTCGTACTCGCCGGTGACGCACCCCGCGGCGACATCCAAAGTTTGCTTTAG